The Carnobacterium divergens genome includes a window with the following:
- a CDS encoding glycosyltransferase family 2 protein, which translates to MITIIVPIFNSENFLEKCLESILAQTYKDLEIILVNDGSNDRSKDICNAYAKIDSRIKLIHKNNEGVSAARNDALKVAKGEYVGFVDSDDWIDPKMYENLYKLIRSTDSDISVCGYKTRLNSSINGKIDYFTIEDNKEKINILIKNNQVGGYLWNKLFSMDIIKKNGMSLFDENIYFCEDLLYTSQLFMESKSVSVTTASYYNYITHGNNSTSYTYSKSKLTALLALQQIIDKFQDSINGGLELYKDLFMHINISLLMNGMKQKKLDKKTTLYLKKNLFRYNLLDLKSYKIKLSCLICRINLRLHYIIWNNFYGK; encoded by the coding sequence ATGATTACAATTATAGTTCCAATTTTTAATAGTGAAAATTTTTTAGAAAAATGTTTAGAAAGTATTTTAGCTCAAACGTACAAAGATTTAGAGATTATCTTAGTTAATGATGGTTCGAATGATAGAAGTAAAGATATTTGTAATGCTTATGCCAAAATAGACTCTCGAATAAAGTTGATTCATAAAAATAATGAAGGAGTATCGGCTGCAAGAAACGATGCTTTAAAAGTTGCAAAAGGAGAATATGTTGGATTTGTTGATTCTGATGATTGGATTGATCCAAAAATGTATGAAAATCTATATAAATTAATCAGGAGCACTGATTCAGATATTTCTGTTTGTGGATACAAGACTAGATTAAATTCATCTATAAATGGAAAAATTGATTATTTTACTATTGAAGATAATAAAGAAAAAATAAACATATTAATAAAGAATAATCAAGTAGGTGGATATCTATGGAATAAGCTTTTTTCAATGGATATTATTAAAAAAAATGGAATGTCTTTATTTGATGAAAATATTTATTTTTGTGAAGATTTACTCTATACTTCTCAATTATTTATGGAAAGTAAGTCTGTTTCTGTAACTACAGCAAGCTACTATAATTATATTACTCATGGGAATAATAGTACTTCTTATACTTATAGTAAGTCAAAATTAACAGCGTTGTTGGCATTACAGCAGATAATCGATAAATTTCAAGATAGCATTAATGGTGGGCTTGAGTTATATAAAGATTTGTTTATGCATATTAATATTAGTTTGCTTATGAATGGAATGAAACAAAAGAAGTTAGATAAAAAAACAACGCTGTATTTGAAAAAAAACTTATTTAGATACAATTTGCTAGATTTAAAATCATATAAAATTAAATTGTCATGTCTGATTTGCAGAATAAATTTAAGATTACATTATATCATTTGGAATAATTTTTATGGAAAGTAG